Sequence from the Deinococcus sedimenti genome:
GGTCGCGCTGCATGGTGCGCGGGTCGCCCTGCATGTGCATCACGCAGGCTGGGGCTCCGGCATCGGCGCACACGGCGCGCATCTGCGGGTCGCGCAGGCCGGTCACGTCGTTGATCAGGTGCGCCCCGGCGGCCAGGGCGGCGGCGGCCACCTCGGGTTTCATGGTGTCCACGCTGAGCACGGTCCCCGCGTCCGCCAGGGCGCGGATGACGGGCAGCACCCGGTTGAGTTCCTCGTGGACGGGCACAGGGGCCGCGCCGGGGCGTGTGCTCTCCCCGCCGATGTCCAGGATCAGCACGCCCGCATCCCGCATGGTCCGCGCGGATGCCAGCGCGGCGTCCAGGGCCGCGTGCCGCCCACCGTCGCTGAAGCTGTCCGGCGTGACGTTCAGGATGCCCATGACGGCCGTGCCCTCCCAGCGCAGCGTCCAGCCGTCCCCATGTCGCTCCGCTCCGGGCACCGGGCGGCGGAAGTGCAGCGCGTGCGTCAAGCGTCGTCCCGGCCCTTCTCGCGCAGCTGAAAACTGACCATCACGCGGTGCCGGTCCGGGAAGGCGTCCACGTGGGCGGGCATCTTCCGACCGGAACGGAACGGAATGAAGCTGTCCTGCGCGATGGGCAGCCGGGTATCCAGCGCCACGGCCGCCGGGTGGTCGTCGGGAATGGGCGTGCCGACGCGCAGGCTGTACTTCACGCCGGGCGCGGCGCTGCTCACCCGGACTGTCAGGGCCTTCCCGCCACCCTCGTCGTCGTCCTCACCCTGACGGGTCACGGCGCACACGGCGTACAGG
This genomic interval carries:
- the folP gene encoding dihydropteroate synthase, with product MTHALHFRRPVPGAERHGDGWTLRWEGTAVMGILNVTPDSFSDGGRHAALDAALASARTMRDAGVLILDIGGESTRPGAAPVPVHEELNRVLPVIRALADAGTVLSVDTMKPEVAAAALAAGAHLINDVTGLRDPQMRAVCADAGAPACVMHMQGDPRTMQRDPHYDDVVREVHDYLHAQAREALAAGVPDVILDPGIGFGKTLEHNLALLRALPELTEAPHPVLIGASRKRLIDFIAGVPEAQDRDPGSLALHLHAARRGAAIVRAHAAAAHVQALRVQAALNPA